The DNA region GGGCACTTGGGATCGCTACACTTGACGAGCTCGTCTCTGGCCCGAAGGAGCTTCTTTTCCCTGCGGAGCGATTGCGCGGTCTCCGCTGAGACGGCGCAGGAGACATCGTCGGCACGAGCCTGCGAGGTCACCGCCGCGCCGGCGACGACGACGGCGAGAGACGCGGCGACGCCTACGCACCTGGCCAGCGGTCTCGTCGACATGGCGGCATCATATCCGGTCGCCCTCGTGGTCGGCCAAACTAGGGTGCCACCGCGCCTTGTCGGGCACGTTGTGACCCCAGGTCCATGCTCGAGCAGGCTGTTGGACAAGGCTGGAGCAAGAGGCTGAGCGAGAATCCAGAAGGGCGAGGCACCAAACCGAGAGTCCTGCACGCCCGAGTTCGGGCCGGCGCGCCCCCCCCCCCCGCGGTGGTGCTCGCCGCTTGCGGCCTATGCAGCGGCGATCCGGGCCTGCCAGCCGCCGGCCGTCTTGGCGACGACACGCTTTCGCGATCGGGGCACATCTTCAGCGATCCGCTCGAAGAGTTCTGTGGAGTAGTCCATCACCGGGCTCTCCGTCACGACCATCAACCGCAAGAGCCGCTCCGCCATGTGGCTCATCGTCTCGTGCCCACGCTCCCACCGCGACACTTGCGACGCCGTCACGTCGATGCGCCGAGCGAAGTCCGCCCCCGACAAGCCCATGGTCTTTCGGAGGAAGCGGATCTCCTCTGCCGCGAGTCGCGACGTCTGCTTCACGATGATCGTCGCGAGCGCCTTGTGGAGCTGCTCGATGCGAGGAATCGCGACCTCCTCTTCGTGGCACTTTCGGCAGCGCGAGACATCCACGTTGGCGAGGTACACGTTCGAGAGACCGCTCACCGTGTAGTGGAAGAGCGGCTCCGTCGTCGTGACCATCTTCGCTCCGCAACTGAGGCACTTCATGATTTCACCTTCCATGCCGTGACGACGAC from Myxococcales bacterium includes:
- a CDS encoding helix-turn-helix domain-containing protein, which encodes MKCLSCGAKMVTTTEPLFHYTVSGLSNVYLANVDVSRCRKCHEEEVAIPRIEQLHKALATIIVKQTSRLAAEEIRFLRKTMGLSGADFARRIDVTASQVSRWERGHETMSHMAERLLRLMVVTESPVMDYSTELFERIAEDVPRSRKRVVAKTAGGWQARIAAA